In Spirosoma linguale DSM 74, one genomic interval encodes:
- a CDS encoding conserved hypothetical protein (KEGG: ccs:CCNA_00322 hypothetical protein) yields the protein MDALFIGSLTLSLLHALIPSHWLPFVTIGQTERWSLRQTLTVTAIAGLAHTVSTTLLGVLVSLAGWQLAENYHDLSERAIPLLLLALGMWYLMQHLRHRHGHDHGDPGAAGMTDHRKARSHSALLLSLGLAMFLSPCLEIETYFLGAGATGWEAVGLVALIYNVITLSGMLGMVTLGRRGLQQVNPHWFEHHENLITGLTLVVLALFNFFIEF from the coding sequence ATGGATGCACTCTTTATTGGTAGCCTAACGCTGAGTTTATTACATGCCCTGATTCCCAGCCATTGGCTCCCGTTCGTGACCATCGGCCAAACCGAACGGTGGAGTCTTCGGCAGACCCTGACCGTTACGGCTATCGCGGGACTGGCGCACACGGTCAGCACGACGCTGTTGGGCGTATTGGTGAGTCTGGCGGGCTGGCAGTTGGCGGAGAATTACCACGACCTGTCGGAACGGGCCATTCCGCTCCTACTCCTGGCACTGGGGATGTGGTATTTAATGCAGCACCTGCGCCATCGACACGGGCACGATCACGGCGACCCAGGAGCCGCCGGAATGACGGACCACCGCAAAGCCCGGTCGCATTCGGCGCTGCTGCTGTCGCTGGGGCTGGCCATGTTTCTGTCGCCCTGTCTGGAGATCGAAACCTACTTTCTGGGCGCCGGGGCAACAGGATGGGAAGCGGTTGGGCTGGTGGCCCTCATCTATAACGTAATCACGCTGTCAGGCATGCTCGGGATGGTGACCCTCGGGCGACGGGGTTTACAGCAGGTCAACCCGCACTGGTTTGAGCATCACGAGAATCTGATTACCGGGCTGACGCTTGTCGTGCTGGCCCTATTTAATTTTTTTATTGAATTCTAA
- a CDS encoding protein of unknown function DUF1345 (PFAM: protein of unknown function DUF1345~KEGG: msl:Msil_0817 protein of unknown function DUF1345): MKENKFIHTVHQMSPSLRLLVAVTFAGIAFLLAKGRATSSIQFMVAWLSFALTNLVLFWTTMFTVQPDEIKSIAKKQDTSRTVLFLMVLSASFISLFIIVLLMKVLPAINESNESGYNVHLALAVASAVCSWGLIHTVFAVRYAHLYYTCKTNEDGIEKEHMGGLNFPNDETPDYVDFAYFSFVIGMTFQVSDVQVSSSTIRRLALLHGVLSFGFNTVIVALIINIISTFVQK, encoded by the coding sequence ATGAAAGAAAACAAGTTTATTCACACCGTTCATCAGATGTCACCAAGCCTGCGGCTTTTGGTTGCCGTAACATTTGCCGGCATTGCTTTTTTATTAGCTAAAGGCAGAGCCACTTCTTCGATTCAATTTATGGTTGCATGGCTAAGCTTTGCCCTGACAAATCTGGTTTTATTCTGGACAACGATGTTTACGGTTCAACCGGATGAAATCAAAAGCATTGCTAAAAAACAGGACACCAGCCGCACGGTTCTTTTTCTGATGGTGCTCTCGGCTTCCTTTATCAGCTTATTTATCATTGTCCTGCTGATGAAGGTGCTGCCAGCTATTAACGAGTCTAACGAGTCGGGCTACAATGTGCACCTGGCACTGGCGGTGGCCTCTGCCGTTTGTTCGTGGGGATTGATACATACGGTATTTGCCGTTCGTTATGCGCATCTATATTATACCTGTAAAACTAACGAAGACGGTATTGAAAAAGAGCATATGGGCGGTTTGAATTTCCCAAACGACGAAACGCCAGACTACGTTGACTTTGCCTATTTTTCCTTTGTCATTGGTATGACCTTCCAGGTATCCGATGTGCAGGTTTCTTCCAGCACCATCCGTCGCCTGGCCCTGTTGCACGGGGTGCTTTCCTTTGGCTTTAATACCGTCATTGTGGCACTAATCATCAACATTATTTCAACGTTTGTTCAGAAATAA
- a CDS encoding putative lipoprotein (KEGG: mxa:MXAN_4334 putative lipoprotein), with product MIKLRFRTSALAYSGGRLVGRLSLAPCFRKALAASLSILLVVTCTPKKGLDPSFTVETVPQRVPVEAGLVDEASGIADSRTMAGYLWVEEDSGNPPQLTLLSHAGKLIGRLPVPGVVNRDWEDLAIGPGPQSGISYLYVADIGDNAGGNSENYIYRLAEPTSLTAMISSVDRIAFRYADGPRDAETLLLDPLTRDLWIVTKESPKARLYQLPYPQNTATVSTATFRGEIPLSLVTSGSISPDGADILLKTYVGIAYWRRPANEGLEAVLTSQQPRSLSYLIEPQGEAIGFDKAGNGYFTLSERGSAASVTLNYYKRL from the coding sequence ATGATAAAACTACGATTCAGGACCAGCGCGCTGGCCTATAGTGGAGGACGATTAGTTGGTAGACTTTCGCTAGCTCCCTGTTTTCGGAAGGCTCTGGCCGCTTCGCTATCGATCCTGCTGGTGGTAACCTGCACGCCAAAAAAGGGACTGGACCCCAGTTTTACCGTGGAGACCGTTCCACAGCGGGTACCCGTTGAGGCGGGACTGGTAGACGAAGCCTCGGGAATCGCCGACAGCCGGACGATGGCGGGCTACCTTTGGGTGGAGGAAGACAGCGGTAATCCGCCCCAGTTAACGTTGCTCTCGCACGCGGGTAAACTGATCGGTCGGTTACCCGTTCCGGGCGTTGTGAACCGGGATTGGGAAGATCTCGCCATTGGCCCTGGTCCCCAGTCAGGAATTTCTTATCTGTACGTCGCCGACATAGGGGATAATGCTGGGGGGAACTCGGAAAACTACATCTACCGGCTGGCTGAACCAACCTCGTTGACGGCTATGATCTCCTCGGTTGATCGGATTGCGTTTCGGTACGCAGACGGCCCCAGAGATGCCGAAACGTTGCTTCTTGACCCGCTTACGCGCGATTTATGGATCGTCACTAAAGAATCGCCCAAGGCCCGGCTATACCAGTTGCCGTATCCACAAAATACGGCAACGGTTTCCACCGCCACTTTCAGGGGTGAGATACCCCTTAGTTTAGTAACTTCGGGTAGTATCTCGCCTGATGGGGCGGATATCCTGTTGAAAACCTACGTGGGTATTGCCTACTGGCGACGACCCGCCAACGAGGGTCTAGAGGCTGTACTTACCAGCCAGCAACCCCGCTCCCTATCCTATCTGATCGAACCGCAGGGCGAGGCCATTGGCTTTGATAAAGCGGGTAACGGCTATTTCACCCTGAGTGAGCGGGGCAGTGCCGCCTCGGTTACCTTGAATTATTACAAACGGCTCTAA
- a CDS encoding outer membrane efflux protein (PFAM: outer membrane efflux protein~KEGG: dar:Daro_1877 outer membrane efflux protein) codes for MLRIRKRQWSAPGFALILGWLLASPSSWAQTMSTMSTPPTADTLRFSLAQVEQMFLDRNFQLLAQKYQIDIAGAGVTQAGLHANPNVLFMTNLYNPNTNRVLPLRTPSQVDLNNQVYNSGYVQLQVQQLIQLAGKRSKLIALAESNRSLAQLAFRELLRDLRYQLYSTYANLYYDLKALMLFRSELARQQRLADSYRVALKSGGIAPFEVVRLDLANRDLQANTAHYQSQIADEQATLRVLLRRGDDSFVYPISIPALRPVLPPVATALDSALAHRPDVALTQEQITNAERSLSLERARRTPNLTVGVDYERYGNAYLNFIGLQLLMDVPIRNRNQGAIQAAELTLKSVGVGLDNQRNLVKSDVLNAYDKLKAYYTLFNSRPPDTLNQSQIQQIATDATRLYNARTIGLLDYLDKIRVYQQAQLNDINLENNLFQSQQLLNYATNTRFF; via the coding sequence ATGTTACGAATACGAAAACGCCAATGGTCAGCGCCTGGTTTTGCCCTGATTCTGGGCTGGTTGCTGGCAAGTCCCTCTTCTTGGGCGCAGACCATGAGTACAATGAGTACCCCTCCTACCGCTGACACGCTTCGGTTCAGTTTAGCCCAGGTGGAGCAGATGTTTCTCGACCGCAACTTTCAACTTCTCGCTCAGAAGTACCAGATCGACATCGCGGGGGCGGGGGTGACCCAAGCCGGGCTGCATGCCAATCCGAACGTGCTGTTCATGACGAATCTGTATAATCCCAATACGAACCGGGTGTTGCCCCTACGTACTCCCTCACAGGTCGATCTGAACAATCAGGTGTATAATAGTGGTTACGTGCAGTTACAAGTACAACAACTCATCCAACTGGCGGGTAAACGCAGCAAGCTCATTGCACTGGCTGAAAGTAATCGCAGTCTGGCTCAACTGGCCTTTCGGGAGTTACTGCGTGATCTGCGGTATCAGTTGTATTCAACCTACGCGAACCTGTATTACGACTTAAAAGCGCTAATGCTGTTTCGCAGCGAACTGGCCCGGCAGCAACGCCTGGCCGACTCCTACCGGGTCGCCTTGAAATCAGGCGGTATCGCCCCCTTCGAAGTAGTCCGGCTGGACCTGGCCAACCGTGATTTACAGGCTAACACCGCTCACTACCAGAGTCAGATTGCCGATGAACAGGCCACCCTGCGCGTCTTGTTGCGACGGGGAGATGACTCATTCGTGTATCCAATCAGCATCCCGGCCTTACGGCCTGTGCTGCCGCCCGTGGCGACCGCCCTCGATTCGGCCCTGGCCCACCGGCCGGATGTGGCCCTTACCCAGGAACAGATCACCAACGCCGAACGGAGCCTGTCGCTTGAACGGGCCCGGAGAACTCCTAACCTGACCGTTGGTGTTGATTACGAACGGTATGGTAATGCTTATCTCAACTTTATAGGCCTCCAATTACTGATGGATGTGCCGATTCGAAACCGGAATCAGGGCGCAATCCAAGCGGCTGAACTGACGTTGAAAAGTGTGGGCGTAGGGCTGGATAATCAGCGTAACCTGGTTAAAAGCGATGTGCTGAACGCATATGATAAACTTAAGGCCTACTATACCCTCTTCAACAGCCGACCGCCTGATACGTTGAATCAGAGTCAGATTCAGCAAATCGCTACCGATGCTACCCGGCTCTACAACGCCCGCACCATCGGCCTGCTGGATTATCTGGACAAAATTCGTGTCTACCAACAGGCGCAGCTAAATGATATCAATTTAGAAAACAATCTGTTCCAGTCCCAGCAATTGCTCAATTATGCGACAAACACCCGATTTTTCTAA
- a CDS encoding sodium/calcium exchanger membrane region (PFAM: sodium/calcium exchanger membrane region~KEGG: ajs:Ajs_1879 sodium/calcium exchanger membrane region) has translation MRSFIVYVLLAVMATLPALILRFGTWQPNALVAVIFFGCAILAAGFLLSWGAEHAERFVSQGLILALVALVTVLPEYAVDLYYAYKAGQNPQSMYVHYAAANMTGANRLLVGLAWPLIAVLHWYKTRQRAIDLQPANGLEIGFLLGASMYAFIILLRDQIGLWDTLLLVGLFGAYLWRVSHAPKAQEEEEEEEEPGPAAALSKLPKAQQWGVIGTLTAVASGVILVCAEPFAESIVRAGRQVGIDEFLLIQWLAPLASEAPAVSIAVLFVLAGRSEAGLTAMISDKINQWTLLIGMLPLAMSVGASALTALPLDARQHEEFFLTATQSLFGVAVLLRFRLSLWHAAILVGLFSAQIGLAFHYQHDPVASVRALTYLGWVYLALALVFFILNFPQLKAVARRVLRGSAGSIPD, from the coding sequence ATGCGTTCGTTTATTGTGTATGTCTTACTCGCCGTTATGGCCACCCTACCGGCCCTAATCCTGCGTTTTGGTACCTGGCAGCCCAATGCCCTGGTCGCTGTTATCTTCTTTGGCTGTGCCATCTTAGCCGCCGGTTTCCTATTGTCCTGGGGAGCCGAACATGCCGAGCGGTTTGTTTCCCAGGGGTTGATCCTGGCCTTGGTCGCTTTAGTGACGGTGCTGCCTGAATACGCAGTCGATCTTTATTACGCGTACAAGGCCGGTCAGAATCCCCAGTCGATGTATGTTCATTACGCTGCGGCCAACATGACGGGAGCCAACCGGTTGCTGGTGGGGCTTGCCTGGCCGCTTATAGCCGTCTTGCACTGGTACAAGACCCGTCAGCGGGCCATTGACCTGCAACCCGCTAACGGACTGGAGATCGGCTTTCTGCTGGGTGCCAGTATGTACGCCTTTATCATCCTGCTCAGGGATCAGATCGGCTTGTGGGATACCCTCCTCCTGGTTGGGTTGTTTGGAGCCTATTTATGGCGGGTTAGCCACGCACCCAAGGCTCAGGAAGAGGAGGAAGAAGAGGAGGAGCCCGGCCCGGCAGCCGCCTTGTCGAAGCTGCCCAAAGCGCAGCAGTGGGGCGTCATCGGTACGCTTACGGCGGTGGCCAGTGGGGTGATTTTGGTGTGCGCCGAGCCGTTCGCTGAATCCATCGTGCGGGCGGGTCGCCAGGTAGGGATCGATGAGTTTCTGCTGATCCAGTGGCTGGCTCCGCTGGCCAGTGAAGCTCCCGCCGTCTCCATTGCGGTCTTGTTTGTCCTGGCTGGCCGCTCCGAGGCGGGGCTGACGGCCATGATTAGTGATAAAATCAATCAGTGGACGCTGCTGATTGGTATGCTGCCGCTGGCCATGAGTGTTGGGGCATCTGCACTCACGGCCCTGCCTTTAGACGCCCGCCAGCATGAAGAATTTTTTCTGACGGCTACCCAGTCGCTCTTTGGGGTGGCCGTACTGCTTCGGTTCCGGCTTAGCCTATGGCATGCCGCTATCCTGGTTGGTTTGTTCAGCGCCCAGATTGGATTGGCCTTTCATTACCAGCACGATCCCGTTGCCAGTGTGAGGGCGCTGACCTATTTGGGATGGGTGTATCTGGCATTAGCCTTAGTCTTCTTTATCCTAAACTTCCCCCAGCTCAAAGCAGTAGCCCGGCGGGTGCTCAGGGGTAGCGCTGGGAGTATACCGGATTGA
- a CDS encoding efflux transporter, RND family, MFP subunit (TIGRFAM: efflux transporter, RND family, MFP subunit~KEGG: dar:Daro_0295 secretion protein HlyD), whose amino-acid sequence MNHPLVNRRLWLALFIVLSSQTACQQKDKSSKSSETAVQAKTGKPAESKEEAGTVELSETQFQTAGIRLGSLETRTLSNLIRVNGSLSAPPQQQVSVSTPYGGILVSSSLLPGTAVRKGQVLAVLENPEFIRLQQDYLETSSRLTFQQQEYERQRELSQQNVGALKTLQQATAELGSLRARAEGLRQQLALLGIPLSELKGGKISRTVAIRAPIGGTVTAAGVNRGRYVAANDVLFEIVDASRLLAQLTVFEGDVAQVQVGKRVRMSFTGPGGAAMPREYTGRIRLINRETNADRTVSVYASFDNPPSGLRPGTFLKAVIETTSQPVPALPDGAIVQSGNQSQIFVLEEKEGQGEGVRYRFRPIPVRIGVTENGYQAVTLPAGLKPGNRIVMAGAYDLLSAMNNTEEEEGK is encoded by the coding sequence ATGAACCATCCATTAGTTAACCGGCGGCTATGGCTCGCCCTGTTTATCGTACTGAGTAGCCAAACGGCTTGTCAGCAGAAAGACAAATCCTCAAAATCGAGTGAAACGGCAGTCCAGGCCAAAACCGGGAAACCCGCCGAATCAAAAGAAGAAGCCGGGACCGTCGAGTTATCCGAAACCCAGTTTCAGACGGCGGGTATTCGATTGGGATCGCTCGAAACCCGGACCCTGAGTAACCTGATCCGGGTGAACGGGTCGCTGAGTGCGCCCCCCCAGCAACAGGTATCCGTTTCCACGCCGTATGGGGGTATCCTGGTTTCATCCAGTCTATTGCCCGGTACAGCCGTCCGCAAAGGTCAGGTACTGGCCGTACTGGAAAACCCTGAATTTATCCGCCTGCAGCAGGATTACTTAGAGACGAGTAGTCGACTAACCTTCCAGCAGCAGGAGTACGAGCGGCAACGGGAACTGAGTCAGCAGAACGTTGGGGCGCTCAAAACGTTACAGCAGGCAACGGCTGAACTGGGTTCGCTCCGGGCCCGGGCGGAGGGACTTCGTCAGCAACTGGCCCTGCTGGGCATTCCCTTATCCGAACTGAAAGGCGGTAAAATTAGCCGTACCGTTGCCATACGTGCCCCCATTGGCGGAACCGTGACGGCGGCCGGTGTCAACCGGGGTCGGTATGTGGCAGCTAACGATGTCCTCTTTGAGATCGTTGATGCCAGCCGACTCCTGGCCCAGCTCACTGTTTTCGAGGGGGATGTAGCCCAGGTGCAGGTGGGGAAGCGCGTGAGGATGAGTTTCACTGGCCCGGGGGGCGCTGCAATGCCACGTGAATACACCGGCCGCATCCGGCTAATTAACCGGGAGACCAATGCGGACCGAACCGTGTCGGTGTATGCTTCCTTCGATAACCCACCGTCGGGTCTGCGTCCGGGTACCTTTCTCAAAGCCGTGATCGAAACGACGTCCCAGCCGGTTCCAGCCTTACCCGATGGAGCCATCGTCCAGTCCGGCAATCAATCCCAGATTTTTGTGCTGGAAGAAAAAGAAGGCCAGGGGGAAGGAGTGCGCTATCGATTCCGACCGATCCCGGTGCGCATCGGCGTGACTGAAAACGGGTACCAGGCCGTTACCCTCCCCGCTGGCCTTAAGCCGGGTAACCGAATCGTCATGGCTGGTGCCTATGACCTGCTCTCGGCCATGAACAATACCGAAGAGGAAGAGGGTAAATAA